Proteins from a single region of Corylus avellana chromosome ca11, CavTom2PMs-1.0:
- the LOC132165796 gene encoding growth-regulating factor 1 isoform X2, with product MMSGRTRFPFTASQWQELEHQALIFKYMASGIPIPPDLLFTIKRSCLDSPLSSKYLPHQPQHIGWNYLQMGLGRKIDPEPGRCRRTDGKKWRCSKEAFPDSKYCERHMHRGKNRSRKPVEVLKTTSTNTNPSTPTISSSITKNHSALTPTSRSLSSLSTVSSEPHHHPHHSYYSTHFHHPFIYHPTSSSRPSGIGLPPQDNNSPYLLESASYSSQTNTDYRNRYINGLKEEVDEHAFFSEPSGSMRSLSGPSMDDSWQLTPLTMSTSCSKQRGCSGLQSEYSYLQLQSLSDSTKQPEQDHQHCFVLGSNIKNEMPIEIEKEQQPQKTVHRFFDEWPPKERDNSWLDLDDKSSNSSSVSTTRLSISVPTSFHDFPIFNSRSHNGN from the exons atgaTGAGTGGAAGAACCAGGTTTCCCTTCACTGCTTCTCAGTGGCAAGAGCTTGAACACCAAGCTCTAATCTTCAAGTACATGGCATCAGGCATCCCTATCCCACCTGATCTCCTCTTCACTATCAAACGAAGTTGCCTGGACTCTCCTCTCTCGTCAAAGTATTTACCTCACCAACCTCAACATA TTGGCTGGAACTACTTGCAGATGGGTTTGGGGAGGAAAATAGACCCAGAGCCAGGCAGGTGCAGAAGAACAGATGGGAAAAAATGGAGGTGCTCAAAAGAGGCATTCCCAGATTCGAAGTACTGCGAGAGACACATGCACAGAGGGAAAAACCGTTCAAGAAAGCCTGTGGAAGTCCTGAAAACAACATCAACAAACACAAATCCGTCAACTCCAACAATCTCATCATCAATCACCAAGAACCACTCTGCACTAACCCCAACCTCTCGTTCTCTTTCTTCACTTTCTACAGTGTCCTCAGAGCCCCACCACCACCCTCACCATTCTTACTACAGTACCCACTTTCACCACCCCTTCATTTATCATCCCACATCTTCTTCAAGGCCTTCTGGGATTGGTTTGCCACCTCAAGACAACAATAGCCCCTACCTGTTGGAGTCTGCTTCTTACTCCTCCCAGACCAACACAGATTACAG AAACAGGTATATTAATGGGCTGAAAGAGGAGGTGGATGAGCATGCTTTCTTCTCAGAGCCTTCTGGGTCTATGAGGAGCTTATCCGGTCCATCTATGGATGATTCTTGGCAACTCACACCATTGACAATGAGCACATCTTGTTCAAAACAAAGGGGTTGCTCTGGTTTACAGAGTGAGTACTCTTACCTGCAGCTTCAGAGCCTCAGTGATTCCACAAAACAACCAGAGCAAGACCACCAGCATTGCTTTGTTCTGGGTAGTAATATAAAGAATGAAATGCCTATCGAAATCGAGAAAGAACAACAACCCCAGAAGACCGTTCATCGCTTCTTCGACGAGTGGCCGCCTAAAGAGAGAGATAATTCATGGCTTGACTTGGATGACAAATCGTCAAACAGCTCATCAGTATCAACAACCCGGCTATCAATTTCCGTTCCCACTTCCTTTCATGACTTTCCCATCTTCAATTCCAGATCCCATAATGGTAATTGA
- the LOC132165286 gene encoding protein CTR9 homolog, which yields MACLYIPVQNSEEEVRVALDQLPRDAADILDILKAEQAPLDLWLIIAREYFKQGKVEQFRQILEEGSGPEIDEYYSDVRYERIAILNALGAYYSYLGKIETKQREKEDHFILATQYYNKASRIDMHEPSTWVGKGQLLLAKGDVEQASAAFKIVLDGDRDNVPALLGQACVEFNRGRYSESLELYKRALQVHPNCPAAVRLGIGLCRYKLGQFDKARQAFERVLQLDPENVEALVALAIMDLHTNEAIGIRKGMEKMQRAFEIYPFFAMALNYLANHFFFTGQHFLVEQLTETALAVTNHGPTKSHSYYNLARSYHSKGDYEKAGLYYMASVKEINKPYEFIFPYYGLGQVQLKLGDFRSAQSNFEKVLEIYPDNCETMKALGHIYVQLGQTEKAQEFMRKATKIDPRDSQAFVELGDLLISSDAGAALDAFKTARGLLKKGGEEVPVELLNNIGVLHFERGEFELAEQSFKEALGDGIWLSFIEGKENFQEIDASDSIIQYKDLRLFQQLEESGRHVELPWNKITPLFNLARLQEQLYNPETASIMYRLILFKFPEYIDAYLRLASIAKARNNIQLSIELVHDALKVNDKCPNALSMLGELELKNDDWVKAKETFRAASDATDGKDSYATLSLGNWNYFAAIRNEKRNPKLEATHLEKAKELYTRVLLQHPANLYAANGAGVVLAEKGHFDVSKDIFTQVQEAASGNIFVQMPDVWINLAHVYFAQGNFALAVKMYQNCLRKFYHNTDSQILLYLARTHYEAEQWQDCKKTLLRAIHLTPSNYTLRFDAGVTMQKFSASTLQKEKKTADEVRSTIAELENAVRLFSHLSAASNLHFHGFDEKKIDTHVEYCKNVLDAAKPHLEAAIREEQQIRQRQEVARQVALAEEARRKAEEHRKFQLERRKQEDELKRVRQQEEHFQRVKEQWKSSTPGSKRRERSDLDDEEGGNSERRRRKGGKRRKKDKSSKTRYETEEAEADMMDDQEYPEDEDANLNYREPTSQNDQDEAEENVADPLAAAGLEDSDAEDEEAAPSSTAGRRRRAWSESDDDEPLQRPLSRENSTEPQQSDEEVREDGHKPNGNAVSDDED from the exons ATGGCATGCTTGTACATACCGGTGCAGAACTCAGAGGAGGAGGTCAGGGTCGCGCTCGATCAGCTCCCTCGCGACGCGGCCGATATCCTCGACATCCTCAAGGCCGAGCAAGCCCCGCTCGATCTCTGGCTAATCATCGCG AGGGAGTACTTCAAGCAAGGAAAAGTTGAACAATTCAGACAAATTTTGGAGGAAGGGTCAGGCCCTG aAATTGATGAGTATTATTCCGATGTTAGATATGAGAGGATTGCCATCTTAAATGCTTTAGGAGCTTATTATAGCTACCTTGGGAAAATCGAGACAAAACAAAGGGAAAAGGAGGATCATTTCATTCTCGCTACTCAATACTATAACAAAGCATCTAGGATTGACATGCACGAACCTTCTACTTGGGTTGGAAAAG GTCAGCTTTTACTGGCCAAGGGTGATGTAGAGCAGGCATCTGCTGCTTTTAAGATCGTATTAGATGGAGATCGTGATAATGTTCCAGCTCTTCTGGGTCAG GCCTGCGTTGAGTTCAATCGTGGACGCTACAGCGAGTCTTTGGAGTTGTACAAG AGGGCCTTGCAAGTGCATCCCAATTGTCCTGCAGCTGTAAGACTTGGCATAGGTCTCTGTCGCTACAAGTTAGGTCAATTTGATAAAGCTCGGCAGGCATTTGAGAGGGTTTTACAG TTAGATCCAGAAAATGTTGAGGCTCTTGTGGCACTTGCAATTATGGATTTACATACAAATGAAG CTATTGGAATTAGGAAAGGAatggaaaaaatgcaaagagcTTTTGAGATATACCCTTTCTTTGCAATGGCGCTGAATTATCTAGCAAATCACTTCTTCTTCACTGGTCAACATTTTCTAGTTGAGCAACTGACTGAAACTGCACTTGCTGTTACCAATCATGGACCGACAAAGTCACATTCTTACTACAATTTAGCACGGTCTTATCATAGCAAG GGGGACTATGAAAAAGCTGGGCTGTACTACATGGCATCTGTGAAGGAAATCAATAAGCCATACGAgtttatttttccttattatG GTTTGGGACAAGTACAATTGAAGTTGGGAGATTTTAGAAGTGCACAATCGAACTTCGAAAAGGTTTTGGAGATTTACCCTGATAATTGCGAGACAATGAAA GCTCTTGGGCACATATATGTTCAGCTAGGCCAGACTGAGAAGGCCCAAGAATTTATGAGGAAGGCTACGAAAATTGACCCACGTGATTCCCAG GCCTTTGTTGAGCTGGGGGACTTGTTAATTTCGTCTGATGCAGGGGCGGCTCTGGATGCCTTCAAAACT GCACGTGGTCTTTTGAAAAAGGGAGGTGAAGAAGTACCAGTTGAATTGCTCAATAATATTGGAGTTCTTCATTTTGAAAGGGGAGAGTTTGAG CTTGCTGAACAAAGTTTCAAGGAGGCTCTAGGCGATGGAATTTGGCTTTCTTTCATTGAGGGTAAAGAGAACTTCCAAGAGATTGATGCTAGTGACTCTATTATTCAATACAAGGATTTGCGATTATTTCAACAACTCGAGGAAAGTGGTCGCCATGTGGAACTACCCTGGAATAAAATCACACCGCTATTTAATCTTGCTAGATTACAAGAGCAGTTATATAACCCCGAAACTGCAAGCATCATGTACCGTCTAATCTTGTTTAAG TTTCCAGAGTACATAGATGCTTATCTGAGACTCGCTTCCATTGCAAAAGCACGAAACAATATTCAATTAAGCATTGAACTG GTTCACGATGCTTTGAAGGTGAATGACAAATGCCCCAATGCGTTGTCTATGCTTGGTGAATTGGAGTTGAAAAATGATGACTGGGTTAAGGCAAAAGAAACCTTCCGGGCTGCTAGTGATGCAACTGATGGGAAGGATTCCTATGCCACTCTTTCTCTG GGAAACTGGAACTACTTTGCTGCAATTCGCAATGAGAAAAGAAATCCCAAGTTGGAAGCTACCCATTTGGAAAAAGCCAAGGAACTCTATACAAGA GTTCTGCTTCAGCATCCTGCTAATCTGTATGCTGCCAATGGTGCGGGAGTGGTCTTGGCAGAAAAAGGCCACTTTGATGTTTCTAAAGATATTTTCACTCAG GTTCAAGAAGCTGCAAGTGGAAACATTTTTGTCCAGATGCCAGATGTTTGGATAAATTTGGCCCATGTTTATTTTGCTCAAGGCAATTTTGCATTGGCTGTGAAAATG TATCAAAATTGCTTGCGGAAGTTTTACCATAACACAGACTCTCAAATTCTCCTCTATTTAGCTCGTACTCATTATGAAGCTGAACAGTGGCAAGACTGCAAAAAAACTTTACTGAGAGCCATCCACTTGACACCTTCAAATTACACACTTAGGTTTGATGCAGGCGTTACAATGCAGAAGTTCTCAGCGTCAACActacaaaaggaaaagaagactGCTGATGAG GTGCGCTCAACAATTGCAGAGCTAGAAAATGCTGTTCGTCTGTTTAGTCATTTGTCTGCTGCTTCCAACCTTCACTTTCACGGGTTTGATGAGAAGAAAATTGACACCCATGTTGAGTATTGCAAGAATGTACTTGATGCAGCCAAACCTCACCTTGAAGCAGCTATTCGTGAAGAACAGCAGATCCGGCAGAGACAAGAAGTTGCTCGGCAGGTTGCATTGGCCGAGGAAGCTCGTCGTAAGGCTGAAGAACATAGGAAATTTCAG TTGGAGAGGAGAAAGCAAGAGGATGAGCTAAAGCGGGTGAGGCAACAGGAAGAACATTTTCAGCGTGTAAAG GAGCAATGGAAGAGCAGTACACCTGGTTCCAAGCGGAGGGAAAGGTCAGATCTTGACGATGAGGAAGGTGGGAATAgtgagaggaggaggagaaaagggggaaagaggagaaagaaggaCAAGAGCTCTAAGACGCGATATGAGACAGAGGAAGCAGAAGCTGACATGATGGATGATCAGGAGTATCCGGAAGATGAAGACGCAAACTTGAACTATAGGGAGCCTACAAGTCAGAATGATCAGGATGAAGCAGAAGAGAATGTTGCGGATCCTCTTGCAGCTGCTGGGCTTGAAGATTCCGATGCTGAAGATGAGGAg GCTGCCCCTTCATCAACTGCAGGTCGACGAAGGCGGGCGTGGTCAGAATCTGATGACGATGAGCCGCTGCAGAGGCCATTGTCCAGAGAGAATTCTACAGAGCCACAACAGAGCGACGAAGAAGTCAGAGAAGACGGTCATAAGCCAAATGGAAATGCTGTTTCTGACGATGAGGATTGA
- the LOC132165796 gene encoding growth-regulating factor 1 isoform X1, whose translation MMSGRTRFPFTASQWQELEHQALIFKYMASGIPIPPDLLFTIKRSCLDSPLSSKYLPHQPQHIGWNYLQMGLGRKIDPEPGRCRRTDGKKWRCSKEAFPDSKYCERHMHRGKNRSRKPVEVLKTTSTNTNPSTPTISSSITKNHSALTPTSRSLSSLSTVSSEPHHHPHHSYYSTHFHHPFIYHPTSSSRPSGIGLPPQDNNSPYLLESASYSSQTNTDYRRNRYINGLKEEVDEHAFFSEPSGSMRSLSGPSMDDSWQLTPLTMSTSCSKQRGCSGLQSEYSYLQLQSLSDSTKQPEQDHQHCFVLGSNIKNEMPIEIEKEQQPQKTVHRFFDEWPPKERDNSWLDLDDKSSNSSSVSTTRLSISVPTSFHDFPIFNSRSHNDG comes from the exons atgaTGAGTGGAAGAACCAGGTTTCCCTTCACTGCTTCTCAGTGGCAAGAGCTTGAACACCAAGCTCTAATCTTCAAGTACATGGCATCAGGCATCCCTATCCCACCTGATCTCCTCTTCACTATCAAACGAAGTTGCCTGGACTCTCCTCTCTCGTCAAAGTATTTACCTCACCAACCTCAACATA TTGGCTGGAACTACTTGCAGATGGGTTTGGGGAGGAAAATAGACCCAGAGCCAGGCAGGTGCAGAAGAACAGATGGGAAAAAATGGAGGTGCTCAAAAGAGGCATTCCCAGATTCGAAGTACTGCGAGAGACACATGCACAGAGGGAAAAACCGTTCAAGAAAGCCTGTGGAAGTCCTGAAAACAACATCAACAAACACAAATCCGTCAACTCCAACAATCTCATCATCAATCACCAAGAACCACTCTGCACTAACCCCAACCTCTCGTTCTCTTTCTTCACTTTCTACAGTGTCCTCAGAGCCCCACCACCACCCTCACCATTCTTACTACAGTACCCACTTTCACCACCCCTTCATTTATCATCCCACATCTTCTTCAAGGCCTTCTGGGATTGGTTTGCCACCTCAAGACAACAATAGCCCCTACCTGTTGGAGTCTGCTTCTTACTCCTCCCAGACCAACACAGATTACAG AAGAAACAGGTATATTAATGGGCTGAAAGAGGAGGTGGATGAGCATGCTTTCTTCTCAGAGCCTTCTGGGTCTATGAGGAGCTTATCCGGTCCATCTATGGATGATTCTTGGCAACTCACACCATTGACAATGAGCACATCTTGTTCAAAACAAAGGGGTTGCTCTGGTTTACAGAGTGAGTACTCTTACCTGCAGCTTCAGAGCCTCAGTGATTCCACAAAACAACCAGAGCAAGACCACCAGCATTGCTTTGTTCTGGGTAGTAATATAAAGAATGAAATGCCTATCGAAATCGAGAAAGAACAACAACCCCAGAAGACCGTTCATCGCTTCTTCGACGAGTGGCCGCCTAAAGAGAGAGATAATTCATGGCTTGACTTGGATGACAAATCGTCAAACAGCTCATCAGTATCAACAACCCGGCTATCAATTTCCGTTCCCACTTCCTTTCATGACTTTCCCATCTTCAATTCCAGATCCCATAATG atGGTTGA
- the LOC132165796 gene encoding growth-regulating factor 1 isoform X3, with protein MMSGRTRFPFTASQWQELEHQALIFKYMASGIPIPPDLLFTIKRSCLDSPLSSKYLPHQPQHIGWNYLQMGLGRKIDPEPGRCRRTDGKKWRCSKEAFPDSKYCERHMHRGKNRSRKPVEVLKTTSTNTNPSTPTISSSITKNHSALTPTSRSLSSLSTVSSEPHHHPHHSYYSTHFHHPFIYHPTSSSRPSGIGLPPQDNNSPYLLESASYSSQTNTDYRYINGLKEEVDEHAFFSEPSGSMRSLSGPSMDDSWQLTPLTMSTSCSKQRGCSGLQSEYSYLQLQSLSDSTKQPEQDHQHCFVLGSNIKNEMPIEIEKEQQPQKTVHRFFDEWPPKERDNSWLDLDDKSSNSSSVSTTRLSISVPTSFHDFPIFNSRSHNGN; from the exons atgaTGAGTGGAAGAACCAGGTTTCCCTTCACTGCTTCTCAGTGGCAAGAGCTTGAACACCAAGCTCTAATCTTCAAGTACATGGCATCAGGCATCCCTATCCCACCTGATCTCCTCTTCACTATCAAACGAAGTTGCCTGGACTCTCCTCTCTCGTCAAAGTATTTACCTCACCAACCTCAACATA TTGGCTGGAACTACTTGCAGATGGGTTTGGGGAGGAAAATAGACCCAGAGCCAGGCAGGTGCAGAAGAACAGATGGGAAAAAATGGAGGTGCTCAAAAGAGGCATTCCCAGATTCGAAGTACTGCGAGAGACACATGCACAGAGGGAAAAACCGTTCAAGAAAGCCTGTGGAAGTCCTGAAAACAACATCAACAAACACAAATCCGTCAACTCCAACAATCTCATCATCAATCACCAAGAACCACTCTGCACTAACCCCAACCTCTCGTTCTCTTTCTTCACTTTCTACAGTGTCCTCAGAGCCCCACCACCACCCTCACCATTCTTACTACAGTACCCACTTTCACCACCCCTTCATTTATCATCCCACATCTTCTTCAAGGCCTTCTGGGATTGGTTTGCCACCTCAAGACAACAATAGCCCCTACCTGTTGGAGTCTGCTTCTTACTCCTCCCAGACCAACACAGATTACAG GTATATTAATGGGCTGAAAGAGGAGGTGGATGAGCATGCTTTCTTCTCAGAGCCTTCTGGGTCTATGAGGAGCTTATCCGGTCCATCTATGGATGATTCTTGGCAACTCACACCATTGACAATGAGCACATCTTGTTCAAAACAAAGGGGTTGCTCTGGTTTACAGAGTGAGTACTCTTACCTGCAGCTTCAGAGCCTCAGTGATTCCACAAAACAACCAGAGCAAGACCACCAGCATTGCTTTGTTCTGGGTAGTAATATAAAGAATGAAATGCCTATCGAAATCGAGAAAGAACAACAACCCCAGAAGACCGTTCATCGCTTCTTCGACGAGTGGCCGCCTAAAGAGAGAGATAATTCATGGCTTGACTTGGATGACAAATCGTCAAACAGCTCATCAGTATCAACAACCCGGCTATCAATTTCCGTTCCCACTTCCTTTCATGACTTTCCCATCTTCAATTCCAGATCCCATAATGGTAATTGA